A window of Zingiber officinale cultivar Zhangliang chromosome 5A, Zo_v1.1, whole genome shotgun sequence contains these coding sequences:
- the LOC121980032 gene encoding L-aspartate oxidase, chloroplastic-like → MVDVFDDARSRKTVPHIWMYYMYSQFVGYTWLTRFGHGTTVRSVQTLFTRRTAADRHTRITCSQDSNCDTKFFDFIVVGSGVAGLRYALEVSKYGSVAIITKAEPQESNTNYAQGGVSAVLCPSDSVESHMQDTIIAGAYLCDEETVRVVCTEGPDRVKELIAIGASFDHGDDGKLHLAREGGILIGASPYGGLLHFFLLGFRR, encoded by the exons ATGGTCGACGTCTTCGACGATGCTAGGTCCCGCAAGACTGTGCCGCAC ATTTGGATGTACTATATGTACTCCCAATTTGTTGGTTATACTTGGTTGACCAG GTTTGGGCATGGGACAACTGTTCGCTCTGTCCAAACTCTATTTACCAGGAGGACTGCTGCAGATAGACATACTAGAATTACGTGCTCGCAAGACAGCAATTGCGATACAAAGTTTTTTGATTTTATAGTTGTTGGCAGTGGTGTTGCTGGACTACGGTATGCCTTAGAAGTTTCAAAGTATGGATCTGTTGCTATAATTACTAAAGCTGAACCTCAGGAGAGCAACACAAATTATGCTCAAGGTGGAGTTAGTGCTGTTTTGTGCCCTTCAGATTCCGTAGAGAGCCACATGCAAGACACAATCATTGCTGGGGCTTATCTTTGCGATGAAGAGACTGTTAGA GTTGTATGCACAGAGGGCCCAGATCGGGTAAAGGAATTAATTGCCATTGGTGCTTCATTTGATCACGGCGACGATGGGAAGTTACATCTAGCTAGGGAAGGGGGCATTCTCATTGGTGCTTCACCTTATGGCGGTCTTCTTCACTTCTTCCTATTGGGGTTCAGGCGGTAG